One segment of Daphnia magna isolate NIES linkage group LG2, ASM2063170v1.1, whole genome shotgun sequence DNA contains the following:
- the LOC116915407 gene encoding glutamate receptor ionotropic, delta-1 isoform X1, with protein sequence MCELPSHNYGFNGARLTFVVFHNPPFSTLIFRPDGNYSFTGTGPLWQTWMAKKLNFSINYMMLNQSTIHQSGMSDFDLAFQLVSNKEVDVYSNGVVATPERKQKVDLTYFIWTEPYSMVVPQPEEQSRIFAFIYPYQPMVWLLIFITMIAVVLLMSSLSVIHLNVTDNGTPAIPRHRKTAFDYAIDYTMHMLSLITNQGAYIAGARFMSLRVLLGVWVLMATVLVNVYSGTVISYLTVPRTKPPINTFEDLAANRDVGIILRTEAIITQYILEAKTGALKTIGDQARRHADRFWTDQEKLSRRLATGRYAYPWIQTFCQFFIVNQFKKDGACRFRMTDPLPFQSAFFSLALQKDSKFTPAFNKALMELWESGLFPYWVRNVSPQAPECFAKTKPRTISARKMPIRLADLIGAFFIFGIGFGLAIFAIFIEQIVSRASRRMATASKC encoded by the exons ATGTGCGAGTTACCCAGCCACAACTACGGATTTAATGGCGCTCGTTTAACGTTTGTCGTCTTTCAC AACCCTCCTTTCTCGACGCTGATTTTTCGTCCCGATGGAAACTACTCGTTCACAGGAACCGGCCCATTATGGCAAACGTGGATGGCCAAGAAACTCAATTTTTC CATTAATTACATGATGCTCAATCAAAGCACCATCCATCAAAGCGGAATGTCAGATTTCGATTTGGCTTTTCAGCTGGTGTCTAACAAA GAGGTGGACGTCTATTCCAACGGCGTTGTAGCCACTCCGGAACGGAAACAGAAAGTGGATTTaacttattttatttggaCGGAACCGTACTCGATGGTCGTACCTCAACCAGAAGAGCAATCGCGAATCTTTGCATTCATTTATCCTTATCAACCAATG GTATGGCTACTGATTTTCATCACGATGATTGCGGTGGTGCTCTTGATGAGTTCACTTTCAGTCATACACTTAAACGTTACTGACAATGGTACACCTGCTATACCACGACATCGAAAAACTGCGTTTGATTACGCAATTGACTACACGATGCACATGTTGAGTTTGATAACCAATCAAG GAGCTTATATTGCTGGCGCACGTTTCATGTCCTTACGGGTTCTTCTGGGAGTGTGGGTGTTGATGGCCACTGTTTTGGTCAACGTTTACTCCGGTACGGTCATCTCGTACCTGACGGTGCCCCGAACAAAACCGCCCATCAACACATTCGAAGATTTGGCTGCCAATCGAGACGTTGGCATCATTCTGCGTACTGAAGCAATCATCACGCAATACATCTTG GAAGCCAAAACAGGGGCGCTGAAGACAATAGGCGATCAAGCCCGTCGTCATGCGGATCGTTTCTGGACGGACCAGGAGAAACTTAGTCGTCGTTTAGCAACTGGACGTTATGCTTATCCTTGG ATTCAAACATTTTGCCAATTCTTCATCGTCAACCAATTCAAAAAGGATGGCGCTTGTCGTTTTCGAATGACCGATCCTTTACCCTTTCAGTCTGCCTTTTTCTCGTTGGCTCTCCAGAAGGACAGCAAGTTTACGCCAGCATTTAACAAAGC TTTGATGGAACTCTGGGAAAGCGGACTATTTCCTTACTGGGTGCGTAACGTTTCACCGCAGGCTCCGGAATGTTTCGCTAAAACTAAACCACGGACGATATCGGCCAGAAAAATGCCCATTCGTTTAGCGGATTTAATCGgagctttttttattttcggtaTCGGTTTCGGATTGGCAATCTTTGccattttcatcgagcaaatTGTTTCACGCGCAAGCCGGCGGATGGCAACGGCTAGCAAATGCTGA
- the LOC116915407 gene encoding glutamate receptor ionotropic, delta-1 isoform X2: MMLNQSTIHQSGMSDFDLAFQLVSNKEVDVYSNGVVATPERKQKVDLTYFIWTEPYSMVVPQPEEQSRIFAFIYPYQPMVWLLIFITMIAVVLLMSSLSVIHLNVTDNGTPAIPRHRKTAFDYAIDYTMHMLSLITNQGAYIAGARFMSLRVLLGVWVLMATVLVNVYSGTVISYLTVPRTKPPINTFEDLAANRDVGIILRTEAIITQYILEAKTGALKTIGDQARRHADRFWTDQEKLSRRLATGRYAYPWIQTFCQFFIVNQFKKDGACRFRMTDPLPFQSAFFSLALQKDSKFTPAFNKALMELWESGLFPYWVRNVSPQAPECFAKTKPRTISARKMPIRLADLIGAFFIFGIGFGLAIFAIFIEQIVSRASRRMATASKC; encoded by the exons ATGATGCTCAATCAAAGCACCATCCATCAAAGCGGAATGTCAGATTTCGATTTGGCTTTTCAGCTGGTGTCTAACAAA GAGGTGGACGTCTATTCCAACGGCGTTGTAGCCACTCCGGAACGGAAACAGAAAGTGGATTTaacttattttatttggaCGGAACCGTACTCGATGGTCGTACCTCAACCAGAAGAGCAATCGCGAATCTTTGCATTCATTTATCCTTATCAACCAATG GTATGGCTACTGATTTTCATCACGATGATTGCGGTGGTGCTCTTGATGAGTTCACTTTCAGTCATACACTTAAACGTTACTGACAATGGTACACCTGCTATACCACGACATCGAAAAACTGCGTTTGATTACGCAATTGACTACACGATGCACATGTTGAGTTTGATAACCAATCAAG GAGCTTATATTGCTGGCGCACGTTTCATGTCCTTACGGGTTCTTCTGGGAGTGTGGGTGTTGATGGCCACTGTTTTGGTCAACGTTTACTCCGGTACGGTCATCTCGTACCTGACGGTGCCCCGAACAAAACCGCCCATCAACACATTCGAAGATTTGGCTGCCAATCGAGACGTTGGCATCATTCTGCGTACTGAAGCAATCATCACGCAATACATCTTG GAAGCCAAAACAGGGGCGCTGAAGACAATAGGCGATCAAGCCCGTCGTCATGCGGATCGTTTCTGGACGGACCAGGAGAAACTTAGTCGTCGTTTAGCAACTGGACGTTATGCTTATCCTTGG ATTCAAACATTTTGCCAATTCTTCATCGTCAACCAATTCAAAAAGGATGGCGCTTGTCGTTTTCGAATGACCGATCCTTTACCCTTTCAGTCTGCCTTTTTCTCGTTGGCTCTCCAGAAGGACAGCAAGTTTACGCCAGCATTTAACAAAGC TTTGATGGAACTCTGGGAAAGCGGACTATTTCCTTACTGGGTGCGTAACGTTTCACCGCAGGCTCCGGAATGTTTCGCTAAAACTAAACCACGGACGATATCGGCCAGAAAAATGCCCATTCGTTTAGCGGATTTAATCGgagctttttttattttcggtaTCGGTTTCGGATTGGCAATCTTTGccattttcatcgagcaaatTGTTTCACGCGCAAGCCGGCGGATGGCAACGGCTAGCAAATGCTGA